In a single window of the Arthrobacter sp. StoSoilA2 genome:
- a CDS encoding ABC transporter permease: MSAITSQRIQAKGRGTPTPDEAKPRRRRSGWWLLLAPVLAFDVVLFLTPLGKLVGSSFSGNAYQRVLEDPLVLRSLANTLTISLASTLVTVGLGYVIALVLWRSGNILRVVLFAVVLLPFWTGILVKNFAWAVLLQDNGIINAFLQGIGLTDAPIELLHNRFAVIVGMVHCLLPYAVFPIFSSLMSIDDRLGLAARSLGAREGSVFRHITLPLSTPGVSAAGLLVFIMSTGFFITPVVMGGPGDMMIANQIDYYARQLTDFPGAAALAVILTALVSILVAIYQRVLKAGGHHEDN; this comes from the coding sequence ATGAGCGCCATAACTTCTCAAAGAATCCAGGCGAAAGGCCGCGGGACTCCGACGCCGGACGAAGCGAAGCCGCGCCGGAGAAGGAGCGGATGGTGGCTGCTGCTGGCGCCAGTTCTTGCATTCGACGTCGTACTGTTCCTCACGCCGCTCGGGAAGCTGGTTGGCTCAAGCTTTTCCGGCAACGCCTATCAGCGGGTACTTGAGGATCCCCTGGTACTTCGTTCGCTGGCGAACACGCTTACCATCAGCCTGGCATCCACCCTGGTGACCGTTGGACTTGGCTATGTCATTGCCCTTGTCCTCTGGCGTTCCGGGAACATCCTGCGGGTAGTCCTCTTCGCCGTCGTATTGTTGCCCTTCTGGACCGGCATCCTGGTGAAGAACTTCGCGTGGGCGGTGCTCCTGCAGGACAACGGCATCATCAACGCCTTCCTGCAAGGCATTGGCCTGACGGACGCACCCATCGAGTTGCTCCACAACCGATTCGCGGTGATCGTCGGCATGGTTCACTGCCTGCTGCCCTACGCCGTCTTTCCGATCTTTTCTTCACTGATGTCCATCGACGACCGCCTTGGACTCGCGGCACGGTCGCTCGGCGCCAGGGAAGGATCCGTGTTCCGTCACATCACCCTTCCGCTTAGCACTCCGGGCGTCTCGGCAGCAGGCCTCCTGGTCTTCATCATGAGCACAGGCTTCTTCATCACCCCGGTGGTCATGGGTGGGCCAGGCGACATGATGATCGCCAACCAGATCGACTACTACGCCCGGCAGTTGACCGACTTCCCAGGCGCCGCAGCCCTGGCCGTGATCCTTACAGCGCTGGTCAGTATCCTCGTGGCGATATACCAGC
- a CDS encoding extracellular solute-binding protein — protein MTDFRSHVFDRRQILKAAALTPFAGLALSGCSSKPAESAAANKTVTVTSYGGSYNDQFTQTILDPFSKQTGIQPTLLANTSLASLKAQVQSGDVQWDLVEITAPEYETAVAEGLLEKFDYDIISDKGLPGYAKAEYGIKYLSFLFVMAWDQNAIPDAQAPKDWAQFFDQDKYNGKRSVYNQLSDSSVLEAALLADGVPFDKMYPLDVDRALRVLGHHPGKDRLLYHSANQEPIQQLTSGEVALSTSFNNRVNAARKDGAKLNFSAENAVLAGDYFVVPKGAKNKEAAFKLMNFMSNDAEAGAAFDTVTNLTLANTPALSKLPKEVADTLPTSPLLADKILIRDDKWWSQNLKKTEQQFKLWQAS, from the coding sequence ATGACAGATTTCCGTTCCCACGTTTTTGACCGCAGGCAGATCCTCAAGGCAGCGGCACTGACGCCGTTTGCCGGACTGGCACTATCCGGCTGCAGTTCCAAGCCAGCCGAAAGTGCCGCCGCCAACAAGACCGTCACGGTCACTTCCTACGGTGGTTCCTACAACGACCAGTTCACGCAGACCATCCTGGATCCCTTTTCGAAACAGACAGGTATCCAACCGACTCTCTTGGCCAACACGAGCTTGGCTTCCCTCAAAGCGCAGGTGCAGTCCGGCGATGTGCAGTGGGACCTGGTGGAAATCACAGCACCGGAGTATGAAACGGCCGTTGCCGAAGGACTGCTGGAAAAGTTCGACTACGACATCATCAGCGACAAGGGTCTTCCCGGCTACGCCAAGGCGGAGTACGGCATCAAGTACCTGAGCTTCCTTTTCGTCATGGCATGGGACCAGAACGCCATTCCGGATGCGCAGGCGCCCAAGGATTGGGCGCAATTCTTCGACCAGGACAAGTACAACGGCAAGCGCTCCGTCTACAACCAGCTATCCGACAGCTCCGTGCTGGAAGCCGCGCTGCTGGCTGACGGCGTGCCGTTCGACAAGATGTACCCCCTTGACGTTGACCGGGCTCTGCGGGTCTTGGGCCACCATCCCGGAAAAGATCGTCTTCTTTATCACTCGGCCAACCAGGAACCCATCCAGCAGCTCACGTCAGGAGAAGTCGCACTGTCAACGAGCTTCAACAACCGGGTCAACGCTGCGCGCAAGGACGGGGCCAAACTGAACTTCTCCGCCGAGAACGCCGTATTGGCCGGCGACTATTTTGTGGTCCCCAAGGGCGCAAAGAACAAGGAAGCCGCTTTCAAACTCATGAACTTCATGTCCAACGACGCCGAAGCCGGAGCTGCCTTCGACACGGTTACGAACTTGACCCTGGCGAACACGCCTGCGCTGTCCAAGCTGCCCAAGGAAGTGGCGGACACACTTCCCACCAGCCCACTGCTTGCGGACAAGATCCTCATCCGGGATGACAAATGGTGGTCCCAGAACCTGAAGAAGACCGAGCAGCAGTTCAAGCTGTGGCAGGCCAGCTGA
- a CDS encoding MFS transporter translates to MTSPTTLQRSAEPVLSAVRWTRAQWLLLMVVCTVLALDGLDVSMVGVALPSIGQELNLGTDSLQWIVSAYVLGYGSLLLLGGRLADLLGRRRIFLIALAVFAAASLLGGLVDDPAILIATRFVKGLAAAFTAPTGFSIITTNFAEGRERNKALSIFTTFGASGFSLGLVVGGLMTSLSWRWTFLVSVPIAVAVVLLGMKFIPKDKPSAENSGHDIWGAVTLALGMLGLVYTLVSAPEQGWGSVATIAGFAISAAVLAAFAVIENKVKHPLIRFGILKEGWVARANLSAVGLFGSYLSFQFIVTMFLQSVLGWTPLGMALALLPAGLLVATSAPFADRLIEKFGATQLILTGLTALGLGYVLFLRVGTTPNYALDILPSVILLGIGFALAFPSINVQATTGIKDSEQGLAAGLIQTSTQVGAALVLAVTTALVSGHGQAAGTVSAQAMLEQYRPGLILSAAVAIAALLVAAAPSRRRARV, encoded by the coding sequence ATGACATCACCCACCACCCTTCAAAGATCCGCCGAACCCGTGCTTTCAGCCGTCCGTTGGACGCGCGCCCAGTGGCTCCTGCTGATGGTTGTGTGCACCGTCCTCGCCCTGGACGGGCTGGATGTTTCCATGGTTGGCGTGGCCCTGCCTTCGATCGGACAGGAACTCAACCTCGGAACCGATTCGCTCCAGTGGATCGTGTCCGCCTACGTCCTGGGGTATGGAAGCCTCCTGCTCCTGGGCGGCCGGCTCGCGGACCTGTTGGGCCGTCGTCGTATATTCCTCATCGCATTGGCAGTGTTCGCCGCAGCCTCACTCCTGGGTGGCCTGGTGGACGATCCCGCAATCCTGATCGCTACCCGGTTCGTCAAGGGCCTCGCCGCAGCGTTCACCGCGCCAACAGGTTTCTCCATCATCACTACCAACTTTGCCGAGGGCCGCGAGCGCAACAAGGCCCTGTCCATCTTCACCACGTTCGGCGCCAGCGGCTTCTCGCTGGGCCTTGTAGTTGGAGGCCTGATGACCAGCCTGAGCTGGCGGTGGACGTTCCTGGTGTCCGTGCCGATCGCCGTCGCCGTGGTCCTGCTGGGCATGAAGTTCATTCCGAAAGACAAGCCGTCTGCTGAAAACAGCGGGCATGACATCTGGGGTGCGGTGACGCTCGCGCTGGGCATGCTCGGCCTCGTCTACACGTTGGTTTCGGCACCTGAGCAGGGCTGGGGATCTGTGGCAACTATCGCCGGATTCGCAATCTCTGCAGCCGTGCTTGCAGCCTTCGCTGTGATCGAGAACAAGGTGAAGCACCCGCTGATCCGCTTCGGCATCCTCAAGGAAGGCTGGGTGGCCAGGGCCAACCTCAGCGCAGTGGGGCTTTTCGGTTCTTACTTGAGCTTCCAGTTCATCGTCACCATGTTCCTGCAGTCGGTGCTCGGTTGGACGCCTTTGGGCATGGCTTTGGCCCTGCTGCCCGCCGGGCTGCTGGTGGCCACCAGCGCACCCTTTGCCGACCGGCTGATCGAGAAATTCGGCGCCACGCAGCTGATCCTCACCGGTCTCACGGCCCTTGGATTGGGCTACGTCCTGTTCCTCCGGGTGGGCACCACGCCCAACTACGCCCTGGACATCCTGCCCTCGGTGATCCTGCTGGGCATCGGCTTCGCCCTGGCCTTCCCGTCCATCAACGTCCAGGCCACAACCGGCATCAAGGACTCCGAGCAAGGCCTGGCTGCCGGTTTGATCCAGACCAGCACGCAGGTGGGAGCCGCACTGGTCCTGGCAGTCACCACGGCATTGGTGAGCGGCCACGGTCAGGCGGCTGGAACCGTCAGCGCCCAAGCCATGCTGGAACAGTACCGTCCGGGCCTGATCCTGAGTGCCGCCGTCGCCATCGCGGCCCTCCTGGTGGCAGCAGCACCGTCAAGGCGCCGCGCCCGCGTTTAG
- a CDS encoding MarR family transcriptional regulator, producing MATTRDRQLVEQWRSIQDSYFRTAGAIDRALEAKFDIGLNEFEILDLVAESTDAACRMKALGERTPMTQSAVSKVVDRLEKAGLVSRQTCADDRRSLYLELTDAGRALHESAAVEHRALLKENLG from the coding sequence ATGGCAACGACGCGTGATCGCCAGCTTGTTGAGCAGTGGCGCAGCATTCAGGACTCCTACTTCCGTACCGCAGGAGCCATTGACCGCGCCCTGGAAGCCAAGTTCGACATCGGCCTGAATGAATTCGAAATTCTGGACCTCGTCGCCGAAAGTACGGACGCCGCTTGCCGTATGAAGGCCTTGGGGGAGCGCACGCCGATGACCCAAAGCGCTGTGTCCAAGGTAGTGGACAGGCTCGAAAAAGCAGGCCTGGTCTCCCGCCAAACGTGTGCCGATGATCGTCGCTCCCTGTATCTGGAGCTCACAGACGCCGGCCGCGCCCTGCATGAATCTGCTGCGGTGGAACACCGTGCACTGCTCAAGGAAAACCTCGGGTAG
- a CDS encoding oxygenase MpaB family protein, with protein MGCMRNYLTEYRYDLQRTFTGTSGTPPAWVPRLAEGNDAGYHLPGSAVWAVHGSMATIVAGIRVLLMQSLHPGALAGVYEHSGFKEDPLGRLASTVRWIFTVTYGSKEAAEAATYRVRKIHEHVRGSYVDGTGAHRNYSANDPELLRWVHVTYADSFLRANHIWGRPIPGGPDAYVREWAQAGRLMGVEDPPVTEAQVRQELEAWYASGILRSDERLAETIAFIRRPPLSPLLQPGYRILFAAAVASLEPKYRNMLDLRPARLGPIPLPAITAARVVLSMVRLALGSHGPSELAARRRLQRLGYAV; from the coding sequence ATGGGATGCATGAGGAATTACCTCACCGAGTACAGATACGACCTGCAACGCACGTTCACGGGAACATCCGGAACCCCACCTGCGTGGGTGCCGCGCCTTGCAGAAGGGAACGACGCCGGATATCACCTTCCCGGCTCGGCCGTCTGGGCTGTGCATGGCTCCATGGCCACCATCGTGGCCGGAATCCGGGTCTTGCTGATGCAGTCCTTGCACCCCGGCGCGCTTGCGGGTGTTTACGAGCACTCCGGCTTCAAGGAAGATCCGCTGGGGCGGCTGGCCAGTACCGTGCGCTGGATCTTCACCGTCACGTATGGCTCCAAGGAAGCCGCTGAGGCAGCAACCTACCGTGTCCGGAAGATCCACGAACATGTCCGGGGAAGCTACGTGGACGGAACTGGCGCCCACCGCAACTATTCCGCCAATGATCCCGAACTCCTCCGCTGGGTCCACGTCACGTATGCGGATTCCTTCCTCAGGGCCAACCACATCTGGGGCCGCCCGATACCCGGCGGCCCGGATGCCTACGTCCGCGAATGGGCCCAGGCTGGCCGGCTCATGGGAGTGGAAGATCCACCGGTCACCGAAGCCCAGGTGCGCCAGGAACTGGAAGCCTGGTATGCCTCCGGGATCTTGCGCTCGGATGAGCGGCTGGCAGAAACCATCGCCTTCATACGCCGTCCGCCCCTGAGCCCGCTGCTTCAGCCGGGCTACCGGATCCTGTTCGCTGCCGCCGTCGCAAGCCTTGAACCCAAGTACCGGAACATGTTGGATCTGCGACCCGCCCGCTTGGGTCCCATCCCACTGCCTGCCATCACCGCCGCCCGTGTTGTTCTATCCATGGTCCGGCTGGCCCTGGGTTCACACGGTCCCAGCGAACTCGCAGCTCGGCGCCGGCTGCAAAGGCTGGGATATGCGGTGTGA